The Salvia splendens isolate huo1 chromosome 21, SspV2, whole genome shotgun sequence genome includes a window with the following:
- the LOC121784382 gene encoding protein FAR1-RELATED SEQUENCE 5-like, with protein sequence MVATSSSYPLVAKWRVEVEVEAEAECANRLEGDLFISSLTLMEIGSPPPPNCDNYSSSDESVDNTNCGDLHTPDCPNKVKPFVGRNFPTLEKAIQFYENYGRHVGFDTLKCGSKKIGQLTIWFYMACSREGEKRVQDKQARRRRKSKKCGCKARVAFKFDSDRGYVIKNLNEEHNHPMVLPNHQKFMRLNRVLDDVHQKFITDCAGVNIGPSLTFKLLTELMGGYESVGCTVLDVRNYTRDIRRYAEGHDAQMILDELRKKKKSCDAFTYEYKVDSSDRMLMEYSMIFAPFTGKDNHGRAMTFGAGLLCSESADSFSWLFRQFVKCMGVAPKLIITDQDLGMKVAVEEVLVNTRHRWCMWHIMAKVAEKVPKSLLGNTDFKKELNSCVWSELIESTEFEDTWHKIMEEYGLEDTDWFSTMFRSRQYWVPAYFRDFPASSLIKTTSVSESQNSFFTRYSKSKANLVVFLMNFNNALEAQRYQTAKLDYMDANTTSTLKTQWPIEKYASTIFTDSAFKEIQEQILEAYNHCSILAISNESTHDIYKVLDHFSNTWNVTYSELDFAFHCGCKMFLRTGLVCCHIFLVLKHKNFKLIPDNLIGGRWLKSPLVKSAHGVDCEDVSTHIYVDEKKKASSILLGEMLSLYQAVSIDIDQTHELTSILRDVRQQIFADGVVLSAAQKKQRIESFYGGEKPLVVDVHPPEVVKTKGHASRLQPRLEKAMRLKNKPVRQCKKCHEWGHHDSRNCDKIKEKELQRSRRESEI encoded by the exons ATTTGTTTATATCGAGCCTCACATTAATGGAAATTGGATCACCCCCACCGCCGAACTGTGACAATTATTCTTCATCTGATGAAAGTGTTGATAATACAAATTGTGGAG ATTTACATACCCCTGATTGCCCTAACAAAGTGAAACCCTTTGTTGGTCGTAACtttcccacattggagaaagcaattcagttttatgaaaattatggTCGACATGTTGGTTTTGATACCCTCAAGTGCGGGTCTAAAAAAATTGGTCAACTCACCATATGGTTTTATATGGCGTGTAGTAGAGAAGGTGAAAAAAGAGTGCAAGACAAGCAAGCTAGACGCAGACGTAAATCCAAGAAATGCGGCTGTAAAGCTAGGGTTGCCTTCAAGTTTGACTCCGACAGAGGCTACGTAATCAAGAATTTGAATGAAGAACATAATCATCCTATGGTGCTTCCAAACCACCAGAAATTCATGAGACTCAATCGCGTTCTTGACGATGTCCACCAAAAATTTATTACCGATTGTGCTGGTGTCAATATTGGTCCATCACTAACATTTAAATTGTTGACTGAATTGATGGGTGGATATGAGTCAGTCGGGTGTACTGTATTGGACGTTCGCAATTACACCCGAGACATTAGGAGATATGCTGAAGGGCATGATGCTCAGATGATATTAGATGAGctaaggaagaagaagaaaagttgTGATGCCTTCACGTATGAATATAAGGTCGATTCTAGTGATAGAAtgttgatgga GTACTCTATGATATTTGCTCCGTTCACTGGTAAGGACAATCATGGAAGAGCTATGACATTTGGTGCAGGTCTACTTTGTAGTGAGAGTGCAGACTCTTTCTCCTGGCTATTCCGGCAGTTTGTGAAATGCATGGGTGTAGCTCCGAAATTGATCATTACTGACCAAGACCTGGGAATGAAGGTTGCTGTCGAGGAGGTCCTTGTGAACACACGTCATAGATGGTGTATGTGGCACATCATGGCAAAAGTTGCTGAGAAGGTCCCAAAATCATTGCTTGGTAATACAGATTTTAAGAAGGAGTTAAACTCATGTGTCTGGTCCGAGTTGATTGAATCCACCGAGTTTGAAGACACTTGGCATAAGATTATGGAGGAATATGGACTTGAAGACACGGATTGGTTTTCTACAATGTTTCGATCAAGACAGTATTGGGTTCCAGCATACTTTAGAGACTTTCCTGCTAGTTCTTTGATAAAGACAACCTCTGTTTCTGAGTCGCAGAATAGTTTTTTTACGAGGTATAGCAAGTCCAAAGCTAACCTTGTTGTGTTCTTAATGAACTTCAACAATGCTTTGGAGGCTCAAAGGTACCAAACGGCAAAGCTTGATTATATGGATGCTAATACCACATCGACATTGAAGACACAGTGGCCTATTGAAAAGTATGCTTCTACAATATTTACTGACAGTGCATTCAAGGAAATTCAAGAACAAATATTGGAGGCATACAATCATTGCAGTATTTTGGCGATATCAAATGAATCCACTCATGACATCTACAAGGTATTAGATCATTTCTCAAACACATGGAATGTTACATACTCAGAATTGGATTTTGCCTTTCATTGTGGTTGCAAAATGTTTCTGAGAACTGGTCTTGTATGCTGTCACATCTTCCTTGTGTTGAAACACAAAAACTTTAAGTTGATTCCTGACAATTTGATTGGAGGTCGATGGTTAAAGTCCCCACTAGTAAAGTCAGCTCATGGTGTTGACTGTGAAGATGTGAGTACTCATATCTATGTggatgagaagaagaaggcttCGTCTATCTTGTTGGGTGAAATGTTGTCTTTGTACCAAGCTGTTTCTATCGATATTGATCAAACCCATGAATTGACTTCTATACTTCGTGATGTAAGGCAGCAAATTTTTGCCGATGGTGTGGTATTGTCAGCTGCACAAAAGAAGCAGCGTATTGAGTCTTTTTATGGTGGGGAGAAACCCCTTGTTGTTGATGTTCATCCTCCTGAAGTTGTAAAGACGAAGGGGCATGCAAGTAGGCTCCAACCAAGGTTAGAAAAAGCTATGCGGCTAAAGAACAAACCTGTGCGCCAATGCAAGAAATGCCATGAGTGGGGTCACCACGATTCAAGGAATTGCGACAAAATTAAAGAGAAAGAACTTCAGAGATCAAGAAGGGAGTCtgaaatttga